Within the Chloroflexota bacterium genome, the region CCCCCGCGCTGAAGGTGCGAAGCCCCGTTGGGGCTGGGGTAGCCCGCAGGGCTTTGTCCATTTAGCCCGACGGCTTTAGCCTCGGGCGAAACAATACAGGAGGCAGCGGTATGCCCTATTGGCAGCTGTTCTATCACTTTGTATGGGGGACAAAGAACGGCGAGCCCCTCATCAGCCTGGAGTGGGAGGCTTCGGTGCATAACGTCATTGCAGGTAAGGCGCAGGCACTGGGCGGCATTCTGCATGCGGTAGGGGGCATGCCGGATCACGTTCATTTGGTGGTTTCGGTGCCCCCGAAGATCGCGCTTGCCGATTTCGTAGGACAGATCAAGGGCAGTAGTTCACACTTCGTCAATCACAGCCTAGACATACAGGGACAGTTTGCATGGCAGGCCGAGTACGGTGTCGTATCGTTTTCCGGGAAGTCCCTAGCGAGTGTTGTAGGGTACGTCAAACGCCAGCGCCAGCATCACACTGAGGGCACCTGCATCCCCGGACTAGAACGTCTTGCCGATGACCTATCCCCACAACGCACGCGCGGATAGAGGTGTGGGCTGGTCGGCCCACGCATGGCAGCGCACGCGCGGGGCTGAACCCCCGCGCTGAAGGTGCGAAGCCCCGTTGGGGCTGGGGTAGCCCGCAGGGCTTTGTCCATTTAGCCCGACGGCTTTAGCCTCGGGCGAAGGCGCGTGTGCGGGGTGGCGCGCGGGGCTAAACCCCCGCGCTGAGGGTGCGAAGCCCCGTTGGGGCTGGGTGGCGCGCGGGGCTTTGTCCATTTAGCCCGACGGCTTTAGCCTCGGGCGAAGGCGCGGGGCGACGCACGCGTCACCCCGCTACAAACATTGTGCAAGGAGGCAACCCATGTTTGACTGGATGCTCACCGCAGAGCAGAAACGGCTCCAGGAGGAGGTGCGCGAGTTCGTGCGCAGCGTCCCACGCCAACTCATCCTGGACATGGACGCCGACAAGGTGCGTTACCCCCGCGAGTACATCCGCTGGGCCGCCGAGCGCAACCTGCTGGGCCTGCGTTTCCCCGCGGAGTACGGTGGGCGCGGCCTGCGCTGGGAGGATGAGATCATCGCCCTGGAGGAGGTGGGCGTGTTGGGCACGTCGCTGGCGTGCCTGTACTCCCTACCCAGCATCGTGGGCGAGGCCATTGCCGCCTTCGGCACGCCCGCGCAGAAGGAGAAGTACTTGCGCCCGACGCTGGAGGGCCGCCTGACCTGCGCCGAGGCGCTGACCGAACCGCGCGGCGGCTCCGACTTCTTCGGCAGCACGTGCCAGGCGCGCCGCGAGGGCGACGTGTACATCCTCAACGGGCAGAAGCGGTTTGTCGTGGGCGCCGAGGGGGCCGACTACTTCTTCGTGTACGCCCGCACGCGCCCCGAAGGCCCCGGCCGCATCTACTTCCGCGATGCCCGCGTCCCCGCCGAGAACTTGGTGGGCGAGGAGAATTGCGCCGCCGAAATCTTCTGGCGCATGATGATCCCCGAGCGGATGACCTCGGCGGCGGGGGCCATCGGCATGGGCCGCGCCGCACTGGAAGTCGCCGCCCGCTACTCGGACCTGCGCACCGCCTTCGGCCAGAAGATTCGCCGCTTCCAGGCCGTCTCGTTCAAGGTGGCCGACGCCCTCACCCAACTGGACGCCGCCCGCGGATTGGTGTACGCCGCGGCCCGCGCCATTGACACGGGCCAGTCCCACGGCCTGATTCGCCGCATGGTGTCCGAGGCCAAGAAGTGCGCCACGGAGACGGCGTGGCTTGCCGTGAATCACGCTATGCAGATTATGGGCGGCATCGGGTACACCAACGTGTACCCGATTGAGCGGATGCTGCGCGACGTGCGCCTGGTGATGATTTGGACGGGCACCAACGAGATCATGGATTTGCTCATCCAGCACGAGTACTACAAGCAACTGCTGACGGAGGGGCCTGCGGGCCGCGACTTGGAGATGGACGCGCCCGAGGCCGACCGCACCGACGAGAAGGTGTACGAGTAGGGACGTCTGGAACACGAAAGTCGCGGAAGAAACGCGAAAGGCACGAAAGGTCTGCTGGAGTGCGTCTTGTCGTAACTGAGGGGCAGGGGCGGGGCAAGAACGCGCCGATTCCACCCAGTGCATCCTTTCGTGTTTTTCGCGCCCTTTCGCGTCCTTCGTGATTCGAATGCCCGCCTTGACATCCCTATCGCCTTTGCTATCATGCGCCCAAACTCATCCCTAGGGGAGCGTTCATGCACATCCGCCAGATTGACACCAACAACCGCCGCGACGTCCAACGGTTCCTCCGATTCCCGTTTGACCTGTACCGCGGGTGTCCTCAGTGGGTGCCGCCCTTCGCGTCCGACGCCAGAGCCGTGTTCAACCGCAAGAAGCACCCGTTCTACACGCATTCCGACGCAAACTTCTTCGTCGCCGAGCGGGACGGACGCATCGTTGGACGTATCGCGGTGTTGGACCACCGCCTGTACAACGAGCACCATGGCCGCCGCACCGCCTTCTTCTACCTGTTTGAGTGCGAGGACGACGCCGAGGCCGCGCAAGGGCTTTTCGCTGCTGCGTGCGACTGGGCGCGGGCGCGCGGCCTGAACGAGATGAAGGGGCCACACGGCTTCCTGCGCTCCGACGGGCACGGCGTGCTGGTAGAGGGGTTTGAGCACCGGCCGGCCCTGGGCATCGCCTATAACTATCCCTACTACGACGCGCTCATCACCGGCGCGGGCTTCGTGGGATACGATGACTTCCTATCGGGCTACCTGGGCCGGGGGTACGAACTGCCGCCCCGCTTCTTTGAAATCGCCGACAAGGTCCGGGAGCGGCGCGGATTCCGCATCCAGGAGTTCCGCTCCAAGCGCGAGATGCGGCGCTGGATTCCGATAGCCGCGCAGGTCCTAGAGCGAGCCTTCGCAGATACCGCCGAGTTCTGCCCATTCACGCCCGAAGAGTTTAAGCGGATGGTGGACCAACTCATCCTGGTGGCCGAGCCGCGGCTCATCAAACTCGTCATGAAGGGCGATGAGCCGGTCGGATTTCTGTTTGCCTTCTCGGACATTTCCGCTGCGCTGCAGAAGACGGGCGGGCATCTATGGCCCTTCGGCTGGATTCGCATCCTGCGCGAGTTCCGCCGCACCGACTGGGTAAACATCAACGGCCTGGGACTCCTGCCCGAGTACCAGGGCATGGGCGCCAACGCGGTGCTCTATGCCGAATTGGCGAAGACGCTGATGGGCTCGCAGTATAACCATGGCGACATCGTGCAGGTGAGCGAGGCGAATCTCAAGAGCATGGGCGACATGGAAGCCATCGGCGTGAGGTGGTACAAGCGGCATCGGGTGTATCGGAAGGATTTGTAGGGCCGATTGGCGCACCCGATCACAGGGGATATTCGTGAATTGCGCCCGTTGGGAGGGATTGGTGGTCGCGGGCGAACGCAGGGGGCGCCCCCACGCGAATGTGTGCTCCCTGAGCCTCATGTCTCCCCCTGGATAGCGTTGCCGCAGCCTCCCGAGCAGGCCATAACCGACATGCCGCAGATGCCACTCCGCGCTATTACAGGCGGGGCAGTCCCGCGCCCAGGCAGAGCGCCTTTGGGGTTGGCCCCTCGCACGACGGGCGCGACAGCCTTTGGGGCGGAGTACGGTGGCGTGGCGAAGCGAGTAGAGTCCGTGTTGACCCTACCCCGAAGGCGTGCTAAACTAGAAACTTGCCGGCACACGGTTGTCGCCGCGCCTGTCGGACATTTGCTCTGAGGAGGCTCATCGTGGTCAGCATCAACACCGACAAGGAAGCCGCAGCGTCTCCTGCGAGAACCGGCTTGAGCCGCAACGTCGTCTGGCTGGCACTCGTCTCGTTCTTCACCGACATCTCCAGCGAGATGACTCTCACCACGCTGCCGCTGTTCCTCACGGACGTGCTCGGGGTGCGCACGGCCATCGTGGGTTTGATAGAGGGTCTGGCCGAGACGACCGCCAGCCTGATGAAGATCTTCTCCGGCTATATTTCGGACCGCCTGGGGAAGCGAAAGTGGCTGACCTTCGCAGGGTACGGGCTTTCGGCCGTGTCCAAGCCGTTCCTGTACTTTGCGGCCTCGTGGGAGGCTGTGCTGGGGATTCGCTTCCTGGACCGACTGGGGAAGGGGATTCGCACAGCGCCCCGCGATGCGCTGATCGCCGATTCGGCCGACGCGAACAACCGCGGCGCGTCCTTCGGACTTCATCGGGCGGGGGACACGGCGGGGGCCTTTGTGGGCCTGGCGCTGGCCGCTGGCATCATCTACGCCAGCCAGAAGTTCGGCCTGGCCATGACGCGCGAGACGTACCAAACGCTCGTGCTCGTGGGCATTATCCCCGCCTTCGTCGCGCTGTTGATCCTGGGGCTATTTGTCAAGGAAGCGGTGGTTGGCGGGAAGAAGCCCGAAGGGGTGCGCTTGAGCCTGCGGGGGTTCTCGCCGCGGTTCAAAGCCTTCCTCGTCATCGTGGTCCTGTTCACACTCGGCAATTCCAGCGACGCTTTTCTGCTGCTGCGGGCGCGGAATGTGGGGCTGTCGGTCTTCCAGATTTCGCTGATGCTGGTGGCGTTCAACCTCATCTATGCGGCGATCTCCGCGCCGGCGGGGTCGCTTTCGGACCGCGTCGGGCGGCGTCGGCTGATTGTGGCG harbors:
- the tnpA gene encoding IS200/IS605 family transposase, whose translation is MPYWQLFYHFVWGTKNGEPLISLEWEASVHNVIAGKAQALGGILHAVGGMPDHVHLVVSVPPKIALADFVGQIKGSSSHFVNHSLDIQGQFAWQAEYGVVSFSGKSLASVVGYVKRQRQHHTEGTCIPGLERLADDLSPQRTRG
- a CDS encoding acyl-CoA/acyl-ACP dehydrogenase; protein product: MFDWMLTAEQKRLQEEVREFVRSVPRQLILDMDADKVRYPREYIRWAAERNLLGLRFPAEYGGRGLRWEDEIIALEEVGVLGTSLACLYSLPSIVGEAIAAFGTPAQKEKYLRPTLEGRLTCAEALTEPRGGSDFFGSTCQARREGDVYILNGQKRFVVGAEGADYFFVYARTRPEGPGRIYFRDARVPAENLVGEENCAAEIFWRMMIPERMTSAAGAIGMGRAALEVAARYSDLRTAFGQKIRRFQAVSFKVADALTQLDAARGLVYAAARAIDTGQSHGLIRRMVSEAKKCATETAWLAVNHAMQIMGGIGYTNVYPIERMLRDVRLVMIWTGTNEIMDLLIQHEYYKQLLTEGPAGRDLEMDAPEADRTDEKVYE
- a CDS encoding MFS transporter, which encodes MNTDKEAAASPARTGLSRNVVWLALVSFFTDISSEMTLTTLPLFLTDVLGVRTAIVGLIEGLAETTASLMKIFSGYISDRLGKRKWLTFAGYGLSAVSKPFLYFAASWEAVLGIRFLDRLGKGIRTAPRDALIADSADANNRGASFGLHRAGDTAGAFVGLALAAGIIYASQKFGLAMTRETYQTLVLVGIIPAFVALLILGLFVKEAVVGGKKPEGVRLSLRGFSPRFKAFLVIVVLFTLGNSSDAFLLLRARNVGLSVFQISLMLVAFNLIYAAISAPAGSLSDRVGRRRLIVAGWLVYGLIYLGFGLARAGWHVWALYAAYGIYYGAVEGTAKALVADIVSPEKRGTAYGVYNAAVGLSAFPASFIAGILWQGVGPWQGFGAAAPFYFGAALALMAVALLVLWLPRTRATEA